In Leptodesmis sichuanensis A121, the following are encoded in one genomic region:
- a CDS encoding pathogenesis-related family 1 protein: MIAPQNFFSLATAIAAILLPLPASYSPVTSPSSAHPTSWQTAQQQGIAKSASGLSTQTGIQQMLDAHNQWRKRYNVPALTWSPQLASYAQEWANRLIRENKFEHRQNSRYGENLAWASGQLLSPQQVVNMWGNEVKDYTYATNSCKPGKVCGHYTQIVWRNTKQVGCGMARSNGKEIWVCNYNPPGNYIGQKPY, encoded by the coding sequence ATGATTGCACCGCAAAACTTCTTTTCTTTAGCAACCGCGATCGCCGCCATCCTTCTGCCCCTCCCAGCCTCCTATTCTCCTGTTACCTCACCCTCATCTGCTCATCCCACCTCCTGGCAAACAGCCCAACAACAAGGAATAGCCAAATCGGCCTCTGGACTATCCACTCAAACCGGAATCCAACAAATGCTGGATGCCCATAATCAATGGCGCAAACGATATAATGTGCCCGCCCTTACCTGGTCGCCGCAATTGGCTTCCTATGCCCAGGAATGGGCCAATAGACTGATCAGAGAAAACAAATTTGAGCATCGGCAAAACTCCCGCTACGGCGAAAATCTGGCTTGGGCCAGCGGTCAACTCCTTAGCCCACAACAGGTTGTGAATATGTGGGGCAATGAAGTGAAGGACTACACCTATGCCACCAACAGTTGCAAACCAGGCAAGGTGTGTGGCCACTACACACAAATTGTCTGGCGGAATACTAAACAGGTTGGCTGTGGCATGGCTCGCAGTAATGGCAAAGAAATCTGGGTGTGCAACTACAACCCACCCGGAAACTATATTGGCCAAAAACCTTATTAA
- a CDS encoding SufS family cysteine desulfurase, which produces MTIATEKPLAIKVRADFPILHQEIHGKPLVYLDNAATSQKPTAVLDAIQDYYRLDNSNVHRGVHTLSVRATDAYEGARDKVAAFVNAECRQEIVFTRNATEAINLVAYSWAMSTLQPGDEIILTVFEHHSNLIPWQFVAQRTGAVLKFVELTETEEFNFEQFKSLLSDQTKLVSVVHVSNTLGCINPVEEICTEAHRYGARVLIDACQSAPHMPLDVQAIDCDWLVASGHKMCGPTGIGFLYGKLDLLRSMPPFLGGGEMIADVFLDHATYADLPHKFEAGTPAIAEAIALGAAVDYLTEIGMDKIHAYEEELTAYLFHELEQVPTIRVYGPKPKQDGSGRAALASFTAGDVHPHDLSTILDQAGVAIRAGHHCTQPLHRFLGAQSTARASLYFYNTYEEIDVFIAALKEAVDFFGSIFG; this is translated from the coding sequence ATGACCATCGCTACTGAAAAGCCACTCGCTATCAAGGTTCGCGCCGATTTCCCGATCCTGCATCAAGAGATTCATGGTAAGCCCTTGGTGTATCTGGATAATGCCGCCACGTCCCAAAAACCCACTGCTGTTCTGGATGCGATTCAGGATTACTATCGGCTAGACAACTCCAACGTCCACCGGGGAGTGCATACCCTCAGTGTCCGGGCAACAGATGCTTACGAAGGAGCACGAGACAAGGTAGCGGCTTTTGTAAATGCCGAGTGCCGTCAGGAAATTGTGTTTACTCGCAATGCCACGGAAGCAATTAATCTGGTGGCCTATAGCTGGGCCATGTCTACCCTGCAACCGGGCGATGAGATTATCCTGACAGTGTTTGAGCACCACAGTAATCTGATTCCCTGGCAGTTTGTGGCTCAACGGACTGGAGCGGTATTAAAGTTTGTCGAGCTAACGGAAACCGAAGAATTCAACTTCGAGCAGTTCAAGTCCTTGTTATCCGATCAGACAAAGCTGGTTTCTGTGGTGCATGTGTCCAATACCCTGGGCTGCATCAATCCCGTCGAAGAAATTTGCACAGAAGCTCATCGGTATGGAGCCAGAGTGTTAATTGATGCCTGCCAGAGTGCTCCCCATATGCCGTTGGATGTACAGGCGATCGATTGCGATTGGTTAGTCGCCTCTGGGCATAAAATGTGCGGCCCCACCGGGATTGGCTTTCTCTATGGCAAATTAGATCTACTCCGTTCCATGCCTCCCTTCTTGGGTGGGGGAGAAATGATTGCCGATGTCTTTCTAGATCACGCTACCTACGCCGATTTGCCCCACAAATTTGAGGCCGGAACCCCTGCCATTGCGGAAGCGATCGCCCTGGGTGCGGCTGTCGATTATCTGACTGAAATTGGCATGGACAAAATTCATGCCTATGAGGAAGAACTCACCGCTTACCTGTTCCATGAACTAGAGCAGGTGCCCACCATTCGCGTCTACGGCCCCAAACCGAAGCAGGATGGCAGTGGTCGAGCCGCATTGGCTTCCTTTACGGCAGGAGACGTACATCCTCACGATTTATCCACCATTCTGGATCAGGCTGGCGTTGCCATTCGGGCAGGCCACCACTGCACCCAACCCTTACATCGTTTTCTAGGTGCCCAATCTACGGCGCGGGCCAGTCTCTACTTCTACAACACCTATGAAGAAATCGATGTTTTCATCGCGGCCTTAAAGGAAGCGGTTGACTTCTTCGGCAGCATCTTTGGATGA
- the sufD gene encoding Fe-S cluster assembly protein SufD, with protein sequence MTIQVSTVPEVGDLGISAKPDRAAYLTALLNLRPALTENLEWLQPIRDRATSRVEELAIPSTREEEWRFTDLSALLQVNFATAHPSPAVHLADIAPFILPEATNSRLVFVNGNYAPELSAIAHLPSDLVVTNLEAACQDPALRDRLTDYLATQPGFEEVFTALNTASFTDAAVILAPRNQAIATPVHLLFISTAEDAAQLFQPRCLVIAESNSTLTVIEDYVALGQGVYFTNPVTEIWLEGNAQINHTRIQRDHTAAFHIGKTAVSQDRDSRYTCTAISLGAALSRHNLEIYQTGEQTETTLSGLTMIGGEQVADTHSAIAYTKPHGTSQQVHKCIVDHRAHAVFNGKVFVPKAAQLTDARQLSKNLLLSSKARVDTKPQLEITADNVKCTHGATVSQLDTDEVFYLQSRGIDADSARKLLVYAFAYEVISQIPVPSLQNQLTAIVRTQQDN encoded by the coding sequence ATGACCATTCAAGTTTCTACTGTTCCCGAAGTGGGCGATTTAGGTATCTCGGCGAAGCCCGATCGCGCCGCCTATCTCACTGCTTTGCTGAACCTGCGTCCAGCCCTGACGGAGAATCTGGAGTGGTTGCAACCGATTCGCGATCGAGCAACTTCCAGAGTTGAGGAACTGGCCATCCCCTCCACTCGTGAGGAAGAGTGGCGATTTACAGATTTGTCTGCTCTCTTGCAGGTGAATTTTGCAACTGCTCACCCTTCACCTGCGGTTCATCTTGCCGATATCGCACCGTTCATTCTGCCAGAAGCGACCAATAGCCGATTGGTATTTGTGAACGGGAACTATGCACCTGAATTGTCGGCGATCGCCCATCTGCCCAGCGATCTGGTCGTTACGAATCTGGAAGCGGCCTGTCAAGATCCTGCTTTGCGCGATCGGCTGACGGACTATTTAGCAACCCAACCTGGGTTTGAAGAAGTCTTTACCGCCCTCAACACAGCTAGCTTTACAGATGCGGCAGTGATTCTGGCACCCAGAAATCAGGCGATCGCAACTCCCGTGCATCTGCTGTTTATTTCTACCGCTGAAGATGCAGCTCAACTCTTCCAACCCCGTTGTCTGGTGATTGCGGAGTCGAATAGCACCCTGACTGTCATTGAGGACTATGTTGCTCTGGGTCAAGGGGTGTATTTCACCAATCCGGTGACGGAAATCTGGCTGGAAGGCAATGCTCAGATCAATCACACTAGAATTCAGCGGGATCACACAGCCGCTTTTCACATTGGCAAAACGGCAGTGTCTCAAGACCGGGATTCCCGTTACACCTGTACTGCCATCAGTCTAGGGGCAGCCCTCTCCCGCCATAACCTGGAGATTTATCAAACGGGTGAGCAAACCGAAACGACCCTGAGCGGACTGACGATGATTGGTGGAGAGCAGGTCGCCGACACTCACAGCGCGATCGCCTACACCAAACCACATGGCACCAGCCAACAAGTTCACAAATGCATCGTAGATCACCGTGCCCATGCTGTCTTTAACGGTAAGGTATTCGTACCAAAAGCGGCCCAACTCACGGATGCCCGCCAACTCAGCAAAAACCTGTTGTTGTCGTCCAAAGCGCGGGTCGATACCAAACCCCAATTGGAAATTACTGCCGACAATGTGAAATGTACTCACGGCGCTACCGTTAGCCAGTTGGATACGGACGAAGTTTTCTATTTACAAAGTCGTGGCATTGATGCAGACAGCGCTCGTAAGTTGCTCGTGTATGCCTTCGCCTACGAGGTAATCAGCCAAATCCCCGTTCCCTCCTTACAAAATCAACTGACTGCGATCGTTCGTACCCAACAAGACAATTAG
- the sufC gene encoding Fe-S cluster assembly ATPase SufC — protein MIREHSEVILSVRDLTADVDGTQILKGLNLEVKAGEIHAIMGRNGSGKSTFSKILAGHPDYTVTGGEVIFQGQNLLELEAEERAKSGIFLAFQYPIEIPGVSNLDFLRVAYNSKRKHEGLEELDAFDFDELVKSKLDVVKMDPAFLSRSVNEGFSGGEKKRNEILQMAILEPKLAILDETDSGLDIDALKIVANGVNQLATPDNAVVLITHYQRLLDYIVPDYVHVMQDGRIVTTGGKELALELEARGYDWVREEVEVVAR, from the coding sequence GTGATTAGAGAACACAGTGAAGTGATTTTATCGGTAAGGGATTTAACCGCCGATGTGGATGGCACTCAGATTCTGAAGGGTTTGAACCTGGAAGTGAAAGCAGGTGAAATTCACGCCATTATGGGGCGGAATGGCTCTGGGAAAAGTACGTTTTCCAAAATTCTGGCGGGCCATCCAGATTACACCGTGACAGGTGGAGAAGTCATTTTCCAGGGGCAGAATCTGCTGGAGTTGGAAGCGGAAGAACGGGCGAAGTCGGGTATTTTTCTGGCTTTTCAATATCCGATCGAAATTCCCGGTGTCAGCAATCTAGATTTTCTGCGAGTTGCTTATAATTCCAAGCGCAAGCATGAAGGACTGGAAGAACTGGATGCTTTTGACTTTGACGAACTGGTGAAAAGCAAACTGGATGTCGTCAAGATGGATCCGGCGTTCCTCAGCCGCAGCGTTAATGAAGGCTTCTCCGGTGGTGAGAAGAAGCGCAATGAAATTCTACAAATGGCGATCCTGGAACCCAAACTCGCCATTCTGGATGAAACGGATTCCGGCCTCGATATTGATGCCCTTAAGATTGTCGCCAATGGGGTCAACCAACTGGCCACTCCGGATAATGCCGTGGTGTTGATTACTCACTATCAACGGTTGCTGGATTACATCGTGCCGGATTATGTGCATGTGATGCAGGATGGCCGGATTGTGACCACAGGGGGCAAAGAACTGGCCTTGGAACTGGAAGCCCGTGGGTATGACTGGGTGCGGGAAGAAGTTGAGGTGGTAGCACGATGA
- a CDS encoding restriction endonuclease subunit R — protein sequence MAQTLQSRNVTIRDLIDQFGLQKVQDENFFNEWRTDLPELTDLDKQFLDKIKASFFNLLDYPPLSEKAIQLTILSPLLFIADFFLPPFHIKTEQSIEITSQDEGTIIRGQLDILLLKRGLWALVIESKQADFSVEVGLAQLISYLLAKADIEKPAYGMITNGASFLFIKVVRHQDSSPQYATSSQFDIRRPTNELYEVLKILKHLGQIS from the coding sequence ATGGCTCAAACTCTCCAATCTAGAAATGTCACTATCCGGGACTTGATTGACCAATTTGGCCTTCAGAAGGTTCAGGACGAGAACTTTTTTAATGAGTGGCGAACTGACTTGCCAGAACTAACTGATCTGGACAAACAATTCCTGGATAAAATTAAAGCGTCCTTTTTTAATTTGTTAGATTATCCTCCTCTTTCGGAAAAAGCAATACAGCTTACGATTCTGTCGCCCTTGCTATTCATTGCTGACTTTTTCCTGCCTCCTTTTCATATTAAAACTGAGCAATCTATTGAAATTACTTCTCAGGATGAAGGAACTATTATTCGTGGTCAACTTGATATTCTTTTGTTAAAGAGGGGATTATGGGCACTGGTCATTGAATCGAAGCAAGCGGATTTTTCAGTTGAGGTAGGTTTGGCGCAATTGATTTCTTATCTATTGGCAAAGGCTGATATTGAGAAGCCAGCCTATGGCATGATTACAAATGGTGCAAGTTTTTTGTTTATCAAAGTGGTTAGACATCAAGATTCTTCACCACAATATGCAACTTCTAGTCAGTTTGATATTCGTAGACCGACTAATGAGTTATATGAGGTACTTAAGATCTTGAAGCATCTTGGTCAGATTTCGTAA
- a CDS encoding aspartyl protease family protein: MDTASMGLVYADIELVSGDDLVLSRRGYLPEDQIKRLYTRSLVDSGATMLAIPEFVKTQLDLRRIDEIEAELADGSSRKLEVVGPVEVRFENRRTLVEALVVPDSTQVLLGAIPMEGMDVLVDPKQRRLIVNPESPEVAKVLLM; the protein is encoded by the coding sequence ATGGATACCGCCAGCATGGGATTGGTTTACGCAGATATCGAGTTAGTGTCGGGTGATGACTTGGTCTTGTCTCGACGAGGCTACCTCCCAGAAGATCAGATCAAACGATTGTACACCCGATCGCTGGTGGATAGCGGAGCCACTATGCTGGCGATTCCAGAGTTTGTGAAAACCCAGCTTGACCTACGGCGGATTGATGAAATCGAGGCAGAACTGGCCGATGGCTCTAGCAGGAAACTGGAAGTCGTTGGCCCTGTAGAAGTTCGGTTTGAAAACCGTCGAACTTTAGTGGAAGCCCTGGTAGTTCCTGATAGTACTCAGGTTTTGTTGGGAGCGATTCCGATGGAAGGGATGGATGTCCTGGTCGATCCTAAACAGAGACGGCTGATTGTCAATCCTGAAAGCCCAGAGGTCGCGAAAGTGTTGCTGATGTAG
- the sufB gene encoding Fe-S cluster assembly protein SufB, which translates to MSATVQNLVNQPYKYGFVTNIESDTIPRGLNEDIIRLISAKKNEPEFMLEFRLKAYRQWLKMTEPTWPHVTYPAIDYQDIIYYSAPKVKEKKQSLEEVDPELLETFEKLGIPLSEQKRLTNVAVDAIFDSVSVATTFKEKLAEKGVIFCSISEAVQEYPDLVKKYLGSVVPVADNYFAALNSAVFSDGSFVYIPKGVRCPMELSTYFRINNGDSGQFERTLIIADESSYVSYLEGCTAPMYDTNQLHAAVVELVALDHAEIKYSTVQNWYAGDANGKGGIYNFVTKRGLCQGVNSKISWTQVETGSAITWKYPSCVLVGDNSVGEFYSVALTNHYQQADTGTKMVHIGKNTRSTIVSKGISAGRSKNSYRGLVKIGPKAAGARNYSQCDSMLIGDNAQANTFPYIQVQNNSGKVEHEASTSKIGEDQLFYFQQRGISAEDAVSMMISGFCRDVFNQLPMEFAVEADRLLSLKLEGSVG; encoded by the coding sequence ATGAGCGCTACCGTTCAGAACCTGGTTAACCAGCCCTACAAGTACGGTTTTGTTACCAATATTGAATCTGACACCATTCCCCGTGGGCTGAATGAAGACATTATCCGGCTGATCTCTGCAAAGAAAAATGAGCCAGAGTTCATGCTGGAGTTTCGGCTGAAAGCTTATCGTCAATGGCTCAAAATGACGGAGCCAACCTGGCCCCATGTGACCTATCCAGCGATCGACTATCAGGACATCATTTACTATTCTGCTCCCAAAGTGAAGGAGAAGAAACAGAGCCTGGAAGAAGTGGATCCCGAACTCCTGGAAACCTTTGAAAAGCTGGGCATCCCTCTATCTGAACAGAAACGTCTGACCAACGTGGCGGTGGATGCCATTTTCGACAGTGTTTCAGTCGCCACTACGTTTAAGGAAAAGCTGGCTGAGAAAGGTGTGATTTTCTGCTCCATTTCAGAAGCCGTGCAGGAATATCCAGACCTGGTGAAGAAATACCTGGGTAGCGTCGTTCCCGTAGCTGATAACTACTTCGCGGCTCTTAACTCGGCTGTATTCAGCGATGGCTCCTTTGTCTACATTCCCAAAGGCGTTCGCTGTCCAATGGAGTTGTCCACCTACTTCCGGATTAATAATGGCGACTCTGGCCAGTTCGAGCGGACGTTGATCATTGCCGACGAAAGCAGCTATGTCAGTTATCTGGAAGGTTGTACTGCTCCCATGTACGATACCAACCAACTGCATGCGGCTGTCGTCGAACTGGTGGCCCTGGATCATGCAGAAATCAAGTACTCCACTGTTCAAAACTGGTACGCCGGAGATGCCAATGGCAAGGGCGGCATTTACAACTTCGTCACCAAGCGCGGTTTGTGTCAGGGGGTGAATTCCAAAATCTCCTGGACGCAGGTGGAAACGGGTTCTGCGATCACCTGGAAGTATCCCAGTTGTGTGCTGGTGGGTGATAACTCGGTTGGAGAGTTTTACTCTGTGGCCCTGACCAACCATTACCAGCAGGCCGATACCGGCACCAAGATGGTGCATATCGGTAAGAATACCCGCAGCACGATCGTCTCCAAGGGGATTTCCGCTGGACGATCGAAGAACAGCTACCGGGGATTAGTGAAGATTGGCCCTAAAGCCGCGGGTGCCCGTAACTACTCCCAATGCGACTCGATGCTGATTGGGGACAATGCCCAGGCCAACACCTTCCCTTACATCCAGGTGCAGAACAACAGCGGCAAAGTAGAGCACGAAGCCTCCACCTCCAAGATTGGTGAGGATCAGTTGTTTTACTTCCAGCAACGGGGTATTTCCGCTGAAGATGCCGTTTCGATGATGATCAGTGGCTTCTGCCGAGATGTATTTAACCAACTGCCGATGGAATTTGCGGTGGAGGCCGATCGCTTGTTGAGCTTGAAATTGGAGGGCAGCGTGGGCTAA